The Chryseolinea soli genome contains a region encoding:
- a CDS encoding UbiA family prenyltransferase, which translates to MLSLSSWLHMRIPFSYFLMPVFLFSLSVSPNNSMYATVFWTFIIIHLLLYPASNGYNSYFDKDEKSIGGLKNPPPVNKGLYSLALLFDALAIGLGWLMISFTFAVMLFVYGLVSKAYSHPAIRLKKYPIGGWLVAGIFQGFFTFIMCYVGINKFSLETAWQWPVLIPAALSTLMLWGNYPMTQIYQHDEDGRRGDKTLSLLLGIRGTFYFVGAVFGVVTLGFVIYFNAFFSNRQAIAFLIALSPVVLYFLYWFAQAYRDETKADYQHTMWLNFISATCLNAFFLYLTLSTLKFIA; encoded by the coding sequence ATGCTTTCTTTGTCTTCATGGTTGCACATGCGCATTCCGTTTTCTTATTTTCTGATGCCCGTGTTCCTTTTTAGCCTTTCGGTATCTCCTAATAACAGCATGTATGCAACGGTGTTCTGGACATTCATCATTATACACCTGTTGCTGTACCCGGCGAGTAACGGTTACAACAGCTATTTCGACAAAGATGAAAAAAGCATCGGCGGTCTGAAAAATCCTCCTCCTGTAAACAAAGGTCTCTATTCCCTCGCCTTGCTTTTCGACGCACTCGCCATTGGTTTAGGATGGTTGATGATCAGCTTCACCTTTGCCGTGATGCTCTTCGTCTACGGCCTGGTGTCGAAAGCCTACAGCCATCCCGCCATCCGGTTAAAAAAGTATCCCATCGGCGGCTGGTTGGTGGCCGGGATCTTCCAGGGGTTCTTCACGTTCATCATGTGCTATGTGGGCATAAACAAATTTTCGCTGGAGACCGCCTGGCAATGGCCCGTGCTCATCCCCGCAGCCTTGTCTACTCTCATGCTTTGGGGCAACTATCCCATGACGCAGATCTATCAACACGACGAAGACGGACGCCGCGGCGACAAAACGCTAAGCCTCTTGCTCGGCATCCGGGGTACGTTCTATTTTGTGGGCGCCGTTTTTGGGGTGGTTACGCTGGGCTTCGTGATCTATTTCAACGCATTTTTTTCAAACCGTCAGGCCATCGCATTTTTGATCGCCTTGTCGCCCGTGGTGCTCTATTTCTTATACTGGTTCGCCCAGGCCTACCGTGATGAAACCAAAGCAGACTACCAGCATACGATGTGGCTCAATTTTATTTCGGCGACATGTCTCAACGCTTTTTTTCTTTACCTCACGCTTTCCACATTGAAATTCATAGCATAA